The following are encoded together in the Desulfocurvibacter africanus subsp. africanus DSM 2603 genome:
- a CDS encoding beta-ketoacyl-[acyl-carrier-protein] synthase family protein, producing the protein MSIRGRGVAVAGLGCLCAAGLSVDECVRALFRGERDPRPPARLSTNLPTRNPVFELPESFIAVEPLARREDTTLTAAMAVATAREALTMAGLTPAALSGLRVGALVGTTVGSAMNNEEFYREYRTGGRPSMKPITRFLHSNPASVLAREFDLRGPVQTVVNACSSGTDAVGLAAEWIAAGLCDAVLAGGSDELCRVTYLGFNSLMIFDSEPCKPFDANRKGLNLGEGAAMLLLLSDAAAVKLGCKPRFRVLGYGSACDAYHPTAPKPDGAGLRAALSDALRTSNLAPSDIAFVNAHGTGTPDNDRVESLVLPEALPGVPYLSTKGMTGHTLGAAGAIEAVFTAACLELGKIPASLGLTQVDPSFPSSPVTERTQIKGKAGLSQSLAFGGNNSAVVIALEDT; encoded by the coding sequence ATGAGCATTCGCGGCCGAGGCGTGGCCGTGGCCGGCCTGGGCTGCCTGTGCGCGGCCGGATTGAGCGTGGACGAGTGCGTCCGCGCTCTGTTCCGGGGCGAACGCGATCCCAGGCCGCCCGCGCGGCTCTCGACGAATTTGCCGACACGCAACCCCGTCTTCGAGCTGCCGGAGAGTTTCATCGCAGTCGAGCCCCTGGCCCGGCGCGAGGACACCACGCTCACGGCCGCCATGGCCGTGGCCACTGCCCGCGAGGCCTTGACCATGGCCGGACTTACGCCGGCTGCTTTGTCCGGGCTGCGCGTGGGCGCGCTCGTGGGGACCACCGTGGGCAGCGCCATGAACAATGAGGAATTCTATCGCGAGTACCGCACAGGCGGCCGGCCGAGCATGAAGCCCATCACGCGCTTCCTGCACAGCAATCCGGCCTCGGTGCTGGCGCGGGAGTTCGATCTGCGCGGCCCGGTGCAGACCGTGGTCAATGCCTGCTCCTCAGGCACCGACGCCGTGGGGCTGGCCGCCGAGTGGATCGCGGCCGGGTTGTGCGACGCGGTGCTGGCGGGCGGCAGCGACGAATTATGCCGCGTGACCTACCTCGGCTTCAATTCGCTCATGATCTTCGACTCCGAGCCGTGCAAGCCCTTTGACGCGAACCGCAAGGGCCTCAACCTGGGCGAAGGCGCGGCCATGCTCCTGCTCCTGTCCGACGCGGCCGCCGTCAAGCTGGGTTGCAAGCCTCGCTTCCGTGTGCTGGGCTACGGCTCGGCCTGCGACGCTTATCATCCCACCGCGCCCAAGCCGGACGGCGCAGGCCTGCGCGCGGCCCTCTCCGATGCGTTGCGCACATCGAACCTCGCACCTTCGGATATCGCCTTTGTCAACGCCCACGGCACGGGAACCCCCGACAACGACCGCGTGGAAAGCCTGGTCCTGCCCGAGGCCTTGCCTGGAGTGCCCTATCTGTCCACCAAGGGCATGACCGGCCACACCCTGGGCGCGGCCGGAGCCATCGAGGCGGTCTTTACCGCTGCCTGCCTGGAGCTGGGCAAAATCCCGGCCAGCCTGGGCCTTACCCAAGTGGACCCGAGTTTCCCGTCCTCCCCCGTGACGGAGCGTACACAGATTAAGGGCAAAGCAGGTCTGTCCCAGTCCCTGGCTTTCGGCGGCAACAACAGCGCCGTGGTCATCGCTCTTGAAGATACGTAG
- a CDS encoding alpha/beta hydrolase family esterase, with protein sequence MSWEVTLAWVRAICWPLALTLILTWLAVGCAARLPEGREPGPGTYLRTMERGDMGFRREYLLHVPKSYVSGRPAPLVVVLHGAFSTGEATARFSGFNELAERDGFVVLYPEGVGLFGLLQHWNAGFCCAMAQQTGVDDIGFLYEAIGEVSERLDIDPAQVFLVGTSNGGMLAFHYAALHPEQVAAVATMAASVGGRLIFESQDHFVGESPVNLAMASPTLPPSSPAPSPAATEDTPPVSVLMFHGNADETVPFYGGQSVRHSSAWFLSADESAHFWVKRNRCEGMPEVSFQCDAKVRRKAWTECAQGSEVVFYELAGWGHYWPNKVPDGDLEAFQGLDAASVIWEFFKRNARKPEQVSAAGHEAARPVEGLACVAADESQSF encoded by the coding sequence GTGAGCTGGGAGGTAACGCTTGCCTGGGTTCGCGCAATATGCTGGCCGCTTGCCCTAACCTTGATCCTGACATGGCTGGCCGTGGGGTGCGCCGCCAGGCTGCCCGAGGGCCGTGAGCCAGGCCCCGGCACCTACCTGCGCACCATGGAGCGTGGTGACATGGGTTTTCGGCGCGAGTATCTGCTGCATGTACCCAAGAGCTATGTTTCTGGCCGTCCCGCGCCCTTGGTGGTCGTGCTCCATGGCGCGTTCTCCACGGGCGAGGCCACGGCCCGCTTCAGCGGCTTCAACGAGTTGGCAGAGCGTGACGGCTTCGTGGTCCTGTACCCGGAAGGAGTGGGCCTGTTCGGCCTCCTGCAGCACTGGAACGCAGGCTTCTGCTGCGCCATGGCCCAGCAGACCGGTGTGGACGACATCGGTTTTCTTTACGAGGCCATTGGCGAGGTTTCGGAACGCCTGGATATCGATCCGGCGCAGGTCTTCCTGGTGGGCACTTCCAACGGCGGCATGCTGGCCTTTCATTACGCCGCGCTCCACCCCGAACAGGTGGCCGCCGTGGCCACGATGGCGGCCAGCGTCGGCGGCAGGCTCATCTTCGAGTCCCAGGACCACTTCGTGGGCGAATCACCGGTAAACCTGGCCATGGCTTCTCCGACTCTGCCGCCGTCTTCGCCTGCGCCATCCCCTGCTGCAACCGAAGACACACCGCCGGTGTCCGTGCTCATGTTTCACGGCAACGCCGATGAAACCGTGCCCTTCTACGGCGGCCAGAGCGTGCGGCATAGCAGCGCCTGGTTCCTGTCCGCCGACGAGAGCGCGCACTTCTGGGTCAAGCGCAACAGGTGCGAGGGCATGCCCGAGGTGAGCTTTCAGTGCGACGCCAAGGTCAGGCGCAAGGCCTGGACCGAGTGCGCACAGGGCAGCGAGGTGGTGTTCTACGAGCTGGCGGGCTGGGGCCACTACTGGCCCAACAAGGTCCCGGATGGCGATTTGGAGGCCTTCCAGGGGCTGGACGCCGCCTCGGTCATTTGGGAGTTCTTTAAGCGCAACGCCCGCAAGCCCGAGCAGGTTTCAGCGGCCGGTCACGAGGCAGCTCGGCCCGTGGAAGGTCTGGCTTGTGTTGCAGCGGATGAGAGCCAGTCCTTTTAA
- a CDS encoding phosphopantetheine-binding protein has translation MTTSAKLRDILVNELNLEDVTPEELTDDTALFGEGLGLDSLDAVEIVVLVQKHFGVEIKDMEEGKTAFQNIGSLASFIDARKAQ, from the coding sequence ATGACGACCAGCGCCAAACTGCGCGACATTCTCGTGAACGAACTCAACCTGGAGGACGTGACTCCAGAGGAACTGACCGACGACACTGCCCTGTTCGGCGAGGGCCTTGGTCTCGACTCCTTGGACGCCGTGGAGATCGTCGTGCTCGTTCAGAAGCACTTCGGCGTCGAGATCAAGGACATGGAGGAGGGCAAGACCGCCTTCCAGAATATCGGCAGCCTGGCCAGCTTCATCGACGCGCGGAAGGCCCAATGA